From Phragmites australis chromosome 5, lpPhrAust1.1, whole genome shotgun sequence, a single genomic window includes:
- the LOC133918139 gene encoding AT-hook motif nuclear-localized protein 20-like: protein MARRAQGDGWATWGVAGRLRGEVGRWRGGGATERQGGMVAGQRRGEGFVQAQPSMSNPAVKLANRWWTGHLGLPEQPSGSSGPNTEPPAIKDPEHSPEGGPPAEHADENESGGGEPREGAVVVAPNRRPRGRPPGSKNKPKPPIFVTRDSPNALRSHVMEVVGGADVADAIAQFSRRRQRGVCVLSGSGTVANVALRQPSAPGAVVALHGRFEILSLTGTFLPGPAPPGSTGLTVYLAGGQGQVVGGSVVGSLIAAGPVMVIASTFANATYERLPLDEEEEGPAPPMQGGADPLMGGGHGIADPSALPMFNLPPNNGQLGGGDGFPWAHPRPPY from the exons ATGGCCCGACGGGCACAGGGCGACGGTTGGGCGACATGGGGCGTGGCGGGAAGGCTGAGGGGCGAGGTGGGGAGGTGGCGCGGGGGCGGGGCGACCGAGCGGCAGGGTGGCATGGTGGCAGGGCAGCGGCGGGGGGAGGGGTTCGTCCAAGCACAGCCCAGCATGTCTAACCCAG CCGTCAAGCTGGCGAACCGGTGGTGGACGGGCCATTTGGGCCTGCCGGAGCAGCCGTCCGGCTCGTCGGGCCCCAATACCGAACCCCCTGCCATCAAAGACCCGGAGCACAGCCCGGAAGGGGGGCCGCCGGCCGAACACGCCGATGAGAACGAGTCCGGTGGAGGCGAGCCACGCGAGGGCGCCGTGGTCGTGGCTCCCAACCGGCGCCCCCGCGGCCGCCCGCCGGGCTCCAAGAACAAGCCGAAGCCGCCCATCTTCGTGACGCGGGACAGCCCCAACGCGCTGCGCAGCCACGTCATGGAGGTGGTCGGCGGCGCCGACGTGGCTGACGCCATCGCGCAGTTctcgcgccgccgccagcgCGGCGTCTGCGTGCTCAGCGGCTCCGGGACCGTGGCCAACGTCGCTCTGCGCCAGCCGTCCGCGCCCGGCGCCGTCGTCGCGCTCCACGGCCGCTTCGAGATCCTTTCGCTCACAGGCACCTTCCTCCCGGGCCCCGCGCCGCCGGGATCCACGGGGCTCACCGTGTACCTGGCCGGCGGCCAGGGGCAGGTGGTCGGCGGCAGCGTCGTCGGCTCGCTCATCGCCGCCGGGCCAGTCATGGTGATCGCGTCCACGTTCGCCAACGCCACCTACGAGCGCCTGCCgctcgacgaggaggaggaaggcccGGCACCGCCGATGCAGGGCGGGGCTGACCCGCTCATGGGCGGTGGCCACGGGATTGCCGACCCATCGGCGCTGCCAATGTTCAACTTGCCGCCGAACAACGGACAACTCGGCGGGGGAGACGGCTTCCCTTGGGCGCACCCGCGGCCACCGTACTGA